A genomic region of Ignavibacteria bacterium contains the following coding sequences:
- a CDS encoding nitroreductase family protein → MDLWEAILTRRSIRKFTSQPISQDLIEKILRAGMQAPSARNKQPWHFIVIQNRELLDKISVVHPYAYMLKEAPLGIVVCGDKEIEATIEYIVQDCSAATQNMLLAAHNFGLGAVWLGIYPREPRIKALRELLNIPENVIPISMIAVGYPGEKKLPESRFKQERVHYEKW, encoded by the coding sequence ATGGATTTGTGGGAGGCAATCTTAACTCGAAGAAGCATCCGTAAATTCACCTCTCAACCAATCTCCCAGGATTTAATTGAAAAAATCTTGAGAGCTGGGATGCAGGCTCCATCTGCAAGAAATAAACAACCATGGCATTTCATTGTAATTCAAAATCGTGAATTGCTTGATAAAATTTCTGTTGTACATCCTTATGCTTATATGTTAAAAGAAGCTCCGCTTGGAATTGTCGTTTGTGGTGATAAAGAAATTGAAGCTACTATCGAGTATATTGTTCAAGATTGTTCTGCTGCAACTCAGAATATGCTGCTCGCTGCTCATAACTTTGGACTTGGCGCTGTATGGCTGGGGATTTATCCGCGAGAACCAAGAATTAAAGCGTTGAGAGAATTACTAAATATTCCCGAAAATGTAATTCCAATTTCTATGATTGCTGTAGGATATCCGGGTGAAAAAAAGTTACCAGAAAGTCGTTTTAAACAAGAAAGAGTGCATTACGAAAAATGGTAA
- a CDS encoding S9 family peptidase: MKKLINLFVVSILLFQISYSQEKSKEDEINQLKRLNEYLEHRLDILEKRIDDVLWFERLRDYAFVDKVFLTGPPKWKEKNPTAQGAGNPVKFWSYVFIPKGIDYSKKYPLIVLPHGGVHANFTTYHTHIVKEMLAQGYIVVAPEYRGSTGYGKAFYESIDYGGLEIEDCDAARKFMIENYEFVDKDRVGIVGWSHGGLIALMAVFDHPDEYKVCFAGVPVSDLIARMGYKDDSYRELFSADYHIGKPADQDVQEYKRRSPVWNVHKLKTPLLIHTNTNDEDVNVLEVESLIRALKAEGKKFEYEIFKDLPGGHSFDRMDTKTAKEIRLKIYKFLERYLKPPKPFKSIDDINKAAYR, from the coding sequence ATGAAAAAATTAATTAATCTTTTTGTAGTCTCAATTCTTCTTTTTCAAATTTCTTATTCTCAAGAAAAAAGCAAAGAAGACGAAATCAATCAATTGAAAAGATTAAATGAATATCTTGAACATCGACTTGATATTCTTGAAAAACGGATTGATGATGTTTTGTGGTTCGAGCGTCTTAGAGATTATGCATTTGTTGATAAAGTTTTTTTAACAGGACCACCAAAATGGAAAGAGAAAAATCCAACTGCTCAAGGTGCTGGAAATCCGGTGAAATTCTGGTCATATGTTTTTATCCCAAAAGGAATTGATTACTCCAAAAAATATCCTTTGATTGTTTTGCCTCACGGAGGAGTTCACGCGAATTTCACTACTTATCATACTCATATTGTTAAAGAAATGCTCGCACAGGGTTATATTGTTGTTGCACCTGAATACAGAGGAAGCACAGGCTATGGTAAAGCGTTTTACGAGTCGATTGACTATGGTGGACTTGAAATTGAAGATTGTGATGCCGCAAGAAAATTTATGATTGAAAACTATGAATTTGTTGATAAGGATAGAGTCGGAATTGTTGGCTGGAGTCATGGTGGCTTGATTGCTCTTATGGCAGTTTTTGATCATCCTGATGAATATAAAGTGTGCTTTGCTGGTGTTCCTGTAAGCGATTTAATTGCAAGAATGGGATATAAAGATGATTCATACCGAGAATTATTTTCAGCTGATTATCATATCGGTAAACCGGCTGATCAGGATGTTCAGGAATATAAAAGAAGATCACCAGTGTGGAATGTTCATAAATTGAAGACACCGCTTTTAATCCATACAAATACAAATGATGAAGATGTAAATGTCCTTGAAGTTGAAAGTTTGATTCGTGCGTTGAAAGCGGAAGGAAAAAAATTCGAATACGAAATATTTAAAGATTTGCCAGGTGGACATTCCTTTGATCGAATGGATACAAAAACTGCAAAAGAAATACGATTGAAGATTTATAAATTTTTAGAGAGATATCTTAAGCCACCAAAACCATTCAAATCGATTGATGATATTAATAAGGCAGCTTACAGGTAA
- a CDS encoding TlpA family protein disulfide reductase yields MAKDKKQKSTRTNLEKKKIHWGKISWYTFLVIILILFIVNNTRKDEGPQFQYPPGTKKNLYEPDNPENLPLAYDFTLKSIDGSTKKLSDFKDKIVVLDFWATWCQPCIKSIPDLIEIQKTIKDVQVIGISVDQNPMQVVPDFVKKYKINYPILIGTEEVYEKYGGINAIPTSFIIDKNGRIRNKHIGLVPKEVLIEEIRKAMN; encoded by the coding sequence ATGGCGAAAGATAAAAAGCAAAAGTCAACAAGAACGAACCTTGAAAAGAAGAAAATTCATTGGGGTAAAATATCCTGGTACACATTTTTAGTCATCATACTTATTCTTTTCATAGTAAATAATACACGCAAAGACGAAGGTCCACAATTTCAATATCCTCCCGGAACAAAGAAAAATCTTTATGAGCCTGACAATCCAGAAAATCTGCCTTTAGCATACGATTTTACATTGAAATCAATTGATGGCTCAACAAAAAAACTATCTGACTTTAAGGATAAAATTGTTGTTCTTGACTTTTGGGCAACCTGGTGCCAGCCTTGCATTAAAAGTATTCCAGATTTAATCGAGATTCAGAAAACAATAAAAGATGTTCAAGTTATTGGCATTTCGGTCGATCAAAATCCAATGCAAGTCGTTCCTGATTTTGTCAAAAAATATAAAATCAATTATCCTATCTTGATTGGGACAGAAGAGGTTTATGAAAAGTATGGCGGGATAAACGCGATACCAACTTCATTTATTATTGATAAAAATGGGAGAATTAGAAATAAACATATTGGACTTGTGCCTAAAGAAGTCCTGATTGAAGAAATTAGAAAAGCAATGAATTGA
- a CDS encoding signal peptidase II yields the protein MKVLYYSLIVIILDQATKLLVKGFKIPFLNFHHRGLKINSSIKVWDDIIQITHVENYGLAFGIDFGREFKVVLTIFTIIAALLILYYLYVSRYKDFKIRLAIALIFGGAMGNIIDRTFYGVLYGYAPLLHGRVVDFIHIDFFDYSLFGRTYQSLPIFNFADVAVLAGIIMLLYISFKSKLQRDLSEQSTSEEASTSDSIQSNTEQEKENENSSDAQNY from the coding sequence ATGAAAGTTTTATATTATTCGTTAATTGTTATAATACTTGATCAGGCAACCAAACTTTTAGTAAAAGGTTTTAAAATTCCCTTTCTCAATTTTCATCATCGTGGTTTGAAGATTAACTCGAGTATCAAGGTCTGGGATGATATTATTCAAATTACTCATGTTGAAAATTATGGATTGGCTTTTGGAATAGATTTCGGCAGAGAGTTCAAAGTTGTTTTGACAATCTTCACAATAATTGCAGCTTTATTAATTCTTTACTACCTGTATGTATCTCGTTATAAAGATTTTAAGATTAGACTTGCAATAGCTTTGATTTTTGGCGGAGCAATGGGAAACATTATCGATCGAACATTTTATGGTGTTTTATATGGTTATGCGCCCTTGCTTCATGGAAGAGTGGTTGATTTTATTCATATAGATTTTTTTGATTACAGTTTGTTTGGAAGAACTTATCAGAGTCTTCCTATTTTTAATTTTGCAGATGTAGCAGTACTGGCTGGAATTATAATGCTTCTTTACATCTCCTTTAAATCAAAATTGCAGCGAGATCTTAGCGAACAAAGCACTTCGGAAGAAGCTTCAACCAGCGATTCAATCCAGAGTAATACTGAACAGGAAAAAGAAAATGAAAATTCAAGCGACGCACAAAATTATTGA
- a CDS encoding PaaI family thioesterase, whose product MKIQATHKIIDKQKNSKLCFVCGLKNPFGLKAQFFVSETKELIAIFKPEEVHQSYPNRLHGGIASAILDETIGRAILNHYTEEVWGVTIELNVRFRKPIDLNQELKVIGRITKDDNRIFEGTGEIILPDGEIAVEAHGKYLKVPLEKITVFDPVEYEWRVVRNENDPIEIKI is encoded by the coding sequence ATGAAAATTCAAGCGACGCACAAAATTATTGACAAACAAAAAAATTCTAAGTTGTGTTTCGTTTGTGGATTAAAAAATCCATTTGGTCTAAAAGCTCAGTTTTTTGTTTCGGAAACGAAAGAATTGATAGCGATTTTCAAACCTGAGGAAGTTCATCAAAGTTATCCTAACAGACTTCACGGTGGAATAGCCTCAGCAATTCTGGATGAAACAATTGGTCGTGCAATACTCAATCATTATACAGAAGAGGTCTGGGGAGTAACAATTGAATTGAATGTCAGGTTCAGAAAACCGATTGATTTAAATCAAGAATTGAAAGTTATTGGAAGAATTACAAAAGATGATAATCGAATCTTTGAAGGAACTGGAGAGATAATTTTACCTGACGGAGAAATTGCCGTAGAAGCACACGGAAAATATTTGAAAGTCCCTCTTGAAAAAATTACTGTTTTTGATCCCGTTGAATATGAATGGCGTGTGGTTCGAAATGAAAACGATCCAATTGAAATCAAGATATGA
- a CDS encoding fumarylacetoacetate hydrolase family protein produces the protein MKKVFVKGSTNEFIVRKIACVGKNYLEHAKELGDAVPEKPVIFLKPSSSIIFSGDKIVYPEFSKSLHYETELVLLIGKTGKKIPESDALNYIAGYTVGLDMTLRDLQSEAKKLGHPWTISKCFDTSTVLGEFTPANQVENPNSLDIKLWVNGELKQSDNTSNMIFSVEEIVEYLSYYFTLEEGDLVFTGTPKGVGEVKVGDKLVAEISNVGRLETEVI, from the coding sequence ATGAAAAAAGTTTTTGTCAAAGGAAGTACCAATGAATTCATTGTTAGAAAGATTGCGTGTGTCGGGAAAAACTACCTTGAACACGCTAAAGAACTTGGTGACGCTGTACCTGAAAAGCCAGTGATTTTTTTGAAACCTTCATCTTCAATAATATTTAGTGGAGATAAAATTGTTTATCCAGAATTTTCAAAATCGCTTCATTACGAAACTGAGCTTGTTTTATTGATTGGGAAAACGGGGAAGAAAATTCCTGAATCTGATGCATTGAACTACATTGCTGGTTACACTGTTGGACTGGATATGACACTAAGAGACTTGCAATCAGAAGCGAAAAAGCTTGGGCATCCGTGGACAATTTCAAAATGCTTTGATACTTCAACTGTTCTTGGAGAATTTACTCCGGCAAATCAAGTTGAAAATCCCAATTCGCTTGACATTAAACTCTGGGTTAATGGTGAATTAAAACAAAGTGATAATACTTCAAATATGATTTTTTCTGTTGAAGAAATTGTGGAATATCTATCTTATTATTTCACACTTGAAGAAGGTGATCTGGTTTTTACCGGGACACCAAAAGGAGTTGGTGAAGTCAAAGTTGGTGATAAATTAGTCGCGGAAATTTCAAATGTTGGAAGATTGGAGACGGAAGTAATTTGA